Proteins from a single region of Phycisphaerae bacterium:
- a CDS encoding 23S rRNA (adenine(2503)-C(2))-methyltransferase RlmN gives MDVLGKTFAELTAALSPRRHELKALRAQYRALLHAPKNGDKFNQRAAVPAEVPPASRFVLTADVRPIARRLDDGDLTKFVQQTHDGLETESVVVPMPRTHGVWRTLCVSSQIGCARGCLFCETAQLGLLRNLTPEEIVGQVVAAQRDFAGGIRNVVFMGMGEPLDNYDNVIHAIRVLMDPNGLSFAGERVTISTVGRVAGIRKLAQLGWRRLNLAVSLNAPNDEIRSRIMPHNRREPLAELRDALLAYPLRNCQFFMMEYVLIPGVNNAREHAFEVAEYLRPLKSMLNVIPYNPRRDSPWPAPTEADVTQFLAWLTEAGQGCKRRVTKGREQMAACGQLGNRALARKPRGNVRT, from the coding sequence ATGGACGTACTGGGAAAAACCTTCGCCGAACTGACCGCCGCGCTGAGCCCCCGCCGGCATGAGCTCAAGGCGCTGCGCGCGCAATACCGCGCGCTGCTGCACGCGCCGAAGAACGGGGACAAGTTCAACCAACGCGCCGCGGTGCCCGCCGAAGTGCCGCCCGCGTCCCGGTTTGTGCTCACGGCCGACGTGCGGCCGATCGCCCGGCGGCTGGACGACGGCGATCTGACCAAGTTCGTGCAGCAGACGCACGACGGGCTGGAGACCGAGAGCGTGGTTGTGCCGATGCCGCGGACGCACGGCGTGTGGCGAACGCTGTGCGTGTCGTCGCAGATCGGCTGTGCCCGCGGGTGCCTATTCTGCGAGACGGCCCAGCTCGGGCTGCTCCGGAACCTGACGCCGGAGGAGATCGTCGGGCAGGTCGTCGCGGCCCAGCGCGATTTCGCGGGCGGCATTCGCAACGTCGTCTTCATGGGCATGGGCGAGCCGCTGGACAATTATGACAACGTCATTCACGCCATCCGCGTGTTGATGGACCCCAACGGGCTATCGTTCGCGGGCGAACGCGTGACGATCTCCACGGTCGGACGCGTGGCGGGGATTCGGAAGCTGGCGCAGCTCGGCTGGCGGCGGCTGAACCTGGCGGTGTCGCTGAATGCGCCGAACGACGAGATCCGCTCGCGGATCATGCCGCACAACCGGCGGGAGCCGCTGGCGGAACTGCGCGACGCCTTGCTGGCGTACCCGCTGCGCAACTGCCAGTTCTTCATGATGGAATACGTGCTGATCCCCGGCGTGAACAATGCGCGGGAGCACGCGTTCGAGGTCGCCGAGTACCTGCGGCCCCTCAAGAGCATGCTCAACGTCATTCCGTACAACCCGCGCCGCGATTCGCCGTGGCCGGCGCCGACCGAGGCGGACGTGACGCAGTTCCTGGCATGGCTGACGGAGGCGGGGCAAGGCTGCAAACGCCGGGTGACGAAGGGCCGCGAGCAGATGGCGGCGTGTGGGCAGCTTGGGAACCGGGCGCTGGCGCGAAAGCCTCGTGGGAATGTGCGAACGTGA
- a CDS encoding MFS transporter, with amino-acid sequence MDRQAQTGPESLAQPAPHATPPLLTARLSIMMFLEFAVWGVWSVLLGKHMEHLGFSGKEISLVYLTTALGAMLSPLVAGWIADRFLPNQIFTGAVHVVGAVLLFVAWKQSTFGPMFWALLAYAILYMPTIALTNAIAFHHMKDSKKFGFIRVWGTIGWIILNWIISGYLIWWSSHDPNAWRVGDCLAAGGIVSLILGLYCFTLPNTPPSRGAKNPYAFLEAFKLTSNRNFAVLLVISFIVAIELPFYYSFTNIFLTDTKAGVGLDPGWANYAMSLGQVAEIVLMLLLAPSLKYLGMRTTIVLGILAWPVRYGIFALIHPTWLVVAAQCLHGICYSFFFVGGMIAVERLCQKDIRASAQGLMVFATNGVGMLIGNLISGQLYDMFVKAEVPYAWQKFFLVPIAVTVVGAIAFGLLFSERKFQEDSARIEQETAAATA; translated from the coding sequence ATGGATCGCCAAGCCCAGACCGGCCCGGAATCGCTTGCTCAGCCCGCCCCGCATGCCACGCCGCCGCTGCTGACGGCGCGGCTGTCGATCATGATGTTTCTGGAATTCGCCGTGTGGGGCGTCTGGTCCGTCCTGCTCGGCAAGCACATGGAACACCTGGGGTTCAGCGGCAAGGAAATCAGCCTGGTGTACCTGACAACCGCGCTGGGCGCAATGCTGTCGCCGCTCGTGGCCGGGTGGATTGCCGACCGCTTCCTGCCAAACCAGATATTCACCGGGGCCGTGCACGTGGTGGGGGCGGTGCTACTCTTCGTGGCGTGGAAGCAGAGCACGTTCGGGCCGATGTTCTGGGCCCTGCTGGCGTACGCCATTCTGTACATGCCCACGATCGCGCTGACGAACGCGATCGCGTTTCACCACATGAAGGACTCGAAGAAATTCGGGTTCATCCGGGTCTGGGGCACGATCGGGTGGATCATCCTGAACTGGATCATCAGCGGCTACCTGATCTGGTGGAGCTCGCATGACCCCAACGCGTGGCGCGTCGGCGACTGCCTGGCCGCGGGCGGCATCGTGTCGCTGATCCTCGGGCTTTACTGCTTCACGCTGCCGAACACGCCGCCGTCCAGGGGGGCGAAGAACCCGTACGCGTTCCTGGAGGCGTTCAAGCTCACGAGCAACCGCAACTTCGCGGTGCTGCTGGTGATCTCGTTCATCGTCGCGATCGAGCTGCCGTTCTACTACAGCTTCACGAACATCTTCCTGACGGACACGAAAGCGGGCGTGGGGCTCGATCCCGGCTGGGCCAATTATGCGATGAGCCTCGGGCAGGTGGCCGAGATCGTGCTGATGCTGCTATTGGCGCCGTCGTTGAAGTACCTGGGGATGCGGACCACGATCGTGCTCGGCATCCTGGCGTGGCCGGTGCGCTACGGAATCTTCGCCCTCATTCACCCGACCTGGCTCGTGGTGGCGGCCCAGTGCCTGCACGGGATCTGTTACTCGTTCTTCTTCGTCGGCGGCATGATTGCGGTCGAGCGCCTCTGCCAGAAGGACATCCGGGCCAGCGCGCAGGGCCTGATGGTCTTTGCCACAAACGGCGTGGGGATGCTCATCGGCAACCTGATCAGTGGGCAGCTTTACGACATGTTCGTAAAGGCCGAAGTGCCGTACGCCTGGCAGAAGTTCTTCCTGGTGCCCATCGCCGTCACGGTCGTCGGCGCGATCGCGTTCGGTCTGCTGTTCAGCGAGCGGAAGTTCCAGGAGGACTCGGCGCGGATCGAGCAAGAGACTGCCGCGGCCACCGCGTAG
- a CDS encoding alpha/beta hydrolase, whose product MSECLTVAAPVMRCRGRRRLWWLLALLPALYVAYAGVMYFGQDGIIFPGVVLPHAAAPGPQDPAVEQVWAATPDGDRVEAWYQPGRGCTPEHPGPAIMYFHGNYVLVDKAWWIAEHAVPAGMSTLVMEYRGYGRAGGTPSQAGIVADAVWFHDWLTARPEVDAQRIVYQGASLGGAVATALAAERKPAALVLECTFTSMRSLAHTYGLPGFLCRYPFDTDRVLPTLGIPIAIFHGRRDLKIPVSHGRRLHALAPGSRYAELDCGHNGFYNDWTNVRTFLVDCGVLTLSE is encoded by the coding sequence ATGTCTGAGTGCTTGACCGTCGCCGCGCCCGTCATGCGATGCAGAGGTCGGCGCCGCCTTTGGTGGCTGCTCGCCCTGCTGCCCGCCCTGTACGTTGCCTACGCCGGCGTCATGTACTTTGGCCAGGACGGGATCATCTTTCCCGGCGTGGTCCTGCCACACGCCGCGGCGCCGGGTCCGCAAGACCCGGCCGTGGAACAGGTGTGGGCCGCGACGCCGGACGGGGACCGCGTGGAAGCCTGGTACCAGCCCGGGCGGGGCTGCACGCCGGAGCATCCGGGACCGGCGATCATGTACTTCCACGGTAATTACGTATTGGTCGACAAGGCGTGGTGGATTGCCGAGCACGCCGTGCCTGCGGGCATGTCCACGCTGGTGATGGAATACCGCGGCTACGGTCGTGCCGGCGGCACCCCGTCGCAGGCTGGCATCGTGGCGGACGCGGTGTGGTTCCACGACTGGCTCACGGCCCGACCGGAGGTGGACGCGCAGCGGATTGTGTACCAGGGAGCTTCGCTCGGTGGTGCGGTGGCGACGGCATTGGCTGCGGAGCGCAAGCCGGCCGCGCTTGTCCTCGAATGCACGTTTACGAGCATGCGTAGTCTCGCGCACACGTACGGCCTGCCGGGCTTTCTCTGCCGGTATCCGTTCGATACGGACCGGGTGTTGCCGACGCTGGGCATCCCGATTGCGATCTTCCACGGCCGGCGCGACTTGAAGATCCCCGTTTCCCACGGCCGGCGGCTGCACGCGCTGGCGCCCGGGTCGCGCTATGCCGAGCTCGACTGCGGGCACAATGGGTTCTACAACGATTGGACGAATGTGCGGACGTTCCTGGTCGATTGCGGGGTGTTGACGCTGAGCGAGTGA
- a CDS encoding class I SAM-dependent methyltransferase produces MRRPPRKSPPTRRPPPPSAGWDRVAAWYDKLVGDEGSDYHRHVILPAALRLLDPQPGQRILDLCCGQGVLTRALLERNVGFVLAVDASRQLIEAAKTRGPRDDRVRYVVRDARRLDALADGTYDAAACVMAVQDTDGLEQLCGGLARALRPGGHAVFVMMHPCFRVPRQSEWGWDEAKKTQYRRIDRYATSMTIPIATHPGREPGQQTLFYHRPLADYVNALGQAGLAVVACEELLTHRRSDPGSHSRGENRAAQEIPIFLALKAIRL; encoded by the coding sequence ATGCGCAGACCGCCCCGCAAGTCACCTCCGACGCGCCGCCCGCCGCCGCCTTCCGCCGGCTGGGATCGCGTCGCCGCGTGGTACGACAAGCTCGTCGGTGACGAGGGCTCAGATTATCACCGCCATGTGATTCTGCCCGCCGCCCTGCGGCTGCTGGACCCGCAACCCGGACAGCGTATTCTTGACCTGTGCTGCGGACAGGGCGTGCTCACCCGCGCGCTACTGGAGCGCAACGTCGGCTTCGTGCTCGCCGTGGACGCGAGCCGCCAGCTCATCGAGGCCGCCAAGACGCGCGGCCCGCGCGACGACCGCGTCCGCTACGTCGTCCGCGACGCCCGCCGCCTCGACGCCCTTGCCGACGGCACCTACGACGCGGCGGCGTGCGTGATGGCGGTGCAGGATACCGACGGGCTGGAGCAGCTCTGCGGCGGCCTGGCGCGGGCCCTGCGCCCCGGCGGACATGCCGTGTTCGTGATGATGCACCCCTGCTTCCGCGTGCCGCGGCAATCCGAGTGGGGTTGGGACGAGGCGAAGAAGACGCAGTATCGCCGAATTGACCGGTACGCGACGTCGATGACGATCCCCATCGCGACGCATCCCGGCCGCGAGCCCGGGCAGCAGACGCTCTTCTACCACCGGCCGCTGGCGGACTACGTCAATGCGCTGGGGCAGGCCGGCTTGGCGGTTGTCGCGTGCGAAGAACTCCTGACGCACCGGCGTTCCGATCCAGGCAGTCACAGCCGCGGCGAAAACCGCGCCGCGCAGGAAATCCCGATCTTCCTGGCGCTGAAGGCCATCCGCCTGTAG
- a CDS encoding glycosyltransferase family 2 protein, producing MDAPALSIVIPAFNEARRLGHTLELVRAWVMRTGRSVELIVVDDGSTDTTAEIVRQHAAEPPAVQLLTNPVNRGKGYSVARGMLAARGARVLMCDADLSTPIEEIDKLWTWLDQGFDVVIASRDLPDSHLDPPQPRLRRWAAWLFRALRRRLLLPELRDTQCGFKLFTRAAAQAIFARQTLHGWLFDCEALGLAERLGYRVKEVGVIWRHRTHSRVRPLREALVAVPTLLAIRRRLARLEQTDRLHPGRGF from the coding sequence ATGGACGCACCGGCCTTATCCATCGTTATTCCCGCGTTCAACGAGGCGCGCCGGCTCGGACACACGCTCGAACTCGTGCGCGCCTGGGTCATGCGAACCGGCCGGAGCGTCGAGCTCATCGTCGTCGACGATGGCAGCACCGACACGACCGCCGAGATCGTGCGCCAGCACGCGGCCGAGCCCCCAGCGGTGCAACTGCTCACGAATCCCGTCAACCGCGGCAAGGGCTACAGCGTGGCCCGCGGCATGCTGGCCGCCCGGGGAGCCCGCGTGCTGATGTGCGACGCCGATCTCTCCACGCCGATCGAGGAAATCGACAAACTGTGGACCTGGCTCGACCAGGGCTTCGACGTGGTCATCGCGTCGCGCGACCTGCCCGACTCGCACCTGGACCCGCCCCAGCCGCGCTTGCGACGCTGGGCCGCGTGGCTGTTTCGGGCGCTGCGCCGTCGCTTGCTGCTGCCGGAACTACGCGACACGCAGTGCGGCTTCAAGCTGTTCACCCGCGCGGCTGCCCAGGCGATCTTCGCACGCCAGACGCTCCACGGCTGGCTGTTCGACTGCGAGGCACTCGGGCTTGCCGAGCGCCTGGGCTACCGCGTGAAGGAGGTCGGCGTCATCTGGCGGCACCGGACCCATAGCCGCGTCCGCCCGCTGCGCGAGGCGCTCGTCGCTGTGCCGACTTTGCTGGCGATCCGGCGGCGCCTGGCCCGCCTGGAGCAGACCGACCGGCTACATCCCGGACGCGGTTTCTGA